Proteins encoded within one genomic window of Pseudorasbora parva isolate DD20220531a chromosome 3, ASM2467924v1, whole genome shotgun sequence:
- the spag7 gene encoding sperm-associated antigen 7 homolog codes for MADLLGSILSSMEKPPTVHNQESRRKAKEQAARLKKLEEHERRKKTEFRRKMEKEVSDFIQDSKLQKKKYDPMGKIERSILHDVAEVAGLASFSFGDDEESRYVMLFKKEFAPSDEELEAYRKGEEWDPQKAEERRRLKEKAALEMEAASHSQKRPASPNSNYRDKYSHLIGTSAAKDAAHTLEANRAYGCVPVANKRDTRSIEEAMNEIRAKKRQKKGEEEGAGSGSGV; via the exons ATGGCGGACCTCCTGGGCTCGATCTTGAGCTCGATGGAAAAGCCTCCAACCGTTCACAACCAAGAAAGTCGACGGAAAGCTAAAG AACAAGCAGCCAGACTGAAGAAGCTCGAAGAACATGAGAGGAGGAAAAAAACTGAGTTCAGGAGAAAG ATGGAGAAGGAGGTGTCAGACTTCATTCAAGACAGCAAACTGCAGAAGAAGAAATATGACCCAATGGGAAAGATCGAGAGAAGCATTTT GCATGATGTGGCCGAGGTGGCAGGGCTGGCGTCGTTTTCCTTCGGTGACGATGAAGAGAGCAGATACGTCATGCTGTTTAAAAAG GAGTTTGCACCATCAGATGAAGAACTGGAGGCTTATCGGAAAGGTGAGGAGTGGGACCCGCAGAAAGCTGAGGAGAGGCGACGGCTAAAG GAAAAGGCTGCACTGGAGATGGAAGCGGCCAGTCACAGTCAGAAGAGGCCTGCGTCGCCCAATTCAAACTACAGAGACAAATACAGCCATCTCATTGGAACATCTGCTGCTAAAGACGCCGCTCACACACTTGAAGCCAACCGGGCATATGGCTGTG TTCCTGTGGCCAATAAGAGAGACACTCGCTCCATTGAAGAAGCCATGAACGAGATCCGAGCCAAAAAGAGGCAGAAGAAAGGCGAGGAAGAAGGAGCTGGCAGCGGCAGTGGTGTgtga
- the rnf167 gene encoding E3 ubiquitin-protein ligase RNF167, translating into MVCVGTQLGVSLLVFLCFTLAPSPGQAYIYAHYSNMTSMLFEDMPALFGSPLPKEGLMGVLIEARPQNACMPIDPPPVSPTPADPTNSTTKYIVLIRRYDCNFDIKVLHAQQAGYSAAIVHNMFSNSLLSMGYSNDTIADEIQIPSVFTSYYASQILRSFIIPEKGAYVILKPEFSFPLSYYLIPFTGVVGIIIIVMVIILVVRCVQHRKRLRKNRLSKEQLKKIPTHKFVKGDEYDVCAICLDEYEEGDKLRVLPCSHAYHCRCVDPWLTQTKKTCPVCKQRVTRPNPEYSESSDSEEEAGPRVADGEEEGAISEADSERTPLLRSSNPASPASSSPPPTYASTVTSVEAMATVTTSAQCLPHTPQHDVPLLGHDEYLSPVEDSDEVTEDEEGHPSDNDTTELIGRGALRV; encoded by the exons ATGGTGTGTGTGGGGACTCAGCTGGGTGTTTCGCTCCTCGTCTTCTTGTGCTTCACTCTGGCACCCTCTCCTGGTCAGGCATATATATATGCT CATTACAGTAACATGACCTCCATGCTGTTTGAAGATATGCCTGCGCTCTTTGGCTCTCCTTTGCCAAAAGAAGGACTCATG GGTGTACTGATTGAAGCTCGTCCTCAGAACGCTTGCATGCCAATAGATCCTCCTCCAGTTTCTCCCACTCCCGCCGATCCTACAAACAGCACTACAAAATACATTGTCCTCATTCGACGCTATGACTGTAACTTTGATATCAAG gtGCTCCATGCACAGCAGGCCGGTTACAGTGCAGCCATTGTTCACAACATGTTCTCTAATTCACTTCTCAGTATGGGATACAGCAATG ACACCATCGCAGATGAGATCCAGATTCCGTCCGTGTTTACAAGCTACTATGCCTCTCAAATACTGCGCAGCTTTATCATACCAGAGAAAGG GGCCTATGTGATTCTGAAGCCCGAGTTCTCCTTTCCTCTGTCCTACTATCTCATCCCCTTTACTGGAGTGGTCGGCATTATCATCATTGTCATGGTCATAATTCTG GTTGTACGGTGTGTGCAGCACAGGAAGAGACTTCGGAAAAATAGGCTCTCCAAAGAACAGCTGAAGAAAATCCCAACTCATAAGTTTGTTAAAG GTGATGAGTATGATGTGTGCGCGATTTGCCTGGATGAATATGAAGAGGGAGATAAGCTGAGAGTGCTGCCGTGTTCACATG CTTACCACTGCAGGTGTGTGGACCCCTGGCTCACCCAAACCAAGAAAACATGCCCGGTGTGCAAGCAACGCGTGACCCGTCCCAATCCAGAGTACTCTGAGTCTTCAGATTCAGAGGAGGAGGCAGGGCCACGTGTGGCTGACGGGGAAGAGGAAGGAGCAATCAGTGAGGCTGATTCTGAGCGCACCCCTCTCCTTCGTTCTTCCAACCCCGCGTCCCCTGCCTCCTCCAGCCCGCCTCCCACTTACGCCTCCACAGTAACGTCTGTGGAAGCCATGGCTACGGTAACAACATCAGCACAGTGCTTGCCACACACACCGCAGCATGACGTGCCCCTCCTGGGCCACGATGAGTACTTGTCACCCGTTGAGGACTCGGATGAAGTTACTGAGGATGAGGAGGGTCACCCCTCGGATAACGATACCACAGAGCTTATCGGACGTGGCGCTCTACGAGTCTGA